Proteins from a single region of Streptomyces sp. HUAS 15-9:
- a CDS encoding ABC transporter permease, which translates to MAGPVAFFALFFAYPVAAIVARGLKADGVWRFGRITDVLAQSDIRHVLWFTTWQALASTALTLLVALPAAYVFARLDFPGKQVLRAVVTVPFVLPTVVVGTAFLALVGRGGLLDDLWGVRLDTTVWAILLAHVFFNYAVVVRTVGGLWAQLDPRQEEAARMLGTSPLTAWRKVTLPALAPAVAAAALMVFLFTFTSFGVVQILGGPTFSTLEVEIYRQTSEIFDLSTAAVLTIVQFVAVGAILAVHAWTVRRRETALRLVDASVTARRPRGAGQWALLAGVLATVAVLLVLPLAVLVQRSLDTPGFGYYRALTREDGGTFLVAPISAIQNSLQYAVAATAVAVFIGALAAAALARRDAGRIVRGFDALLMLPLGVSAVTVGFGFLIALDKPPLDLRQSWILVPLAQALVGVPFVVRTMLPVLRAVDGRLREAAAVLGASPWRVWREVDLPMVRRALLIAAGFAFAVSLGEFGATVFIARPDNPTLPVAVARLLGRPGDLNYGQAMALSTILMVVCAVALLVLERLRTERTGEF; encoded by the coding sequence ATGGCCGGGCCGGTCGCGTTCTTCGCGCTGTTCTTCGCCTACCCCGTCGCCGCGATCGTCGCCCGCGGTCTGAAGGCCGACGGGGTCTGGCGGTTCGGGCGGATCACGGACGTACTCGCGCAGTCCGACATCCGGCACGTGCTGTGGTTCACCACCTGGCAGGCGCTCGCCTCCACTGCGCTCACCCTGCTGGTCGCGCTGCCCGCCGCATATGTCTTCGCGCGCCTCGACTTTCCGGGCAAGCAGGTCCTGCGGGCCGTCGTCACCGTCCCGTTCGTGCTGCCCACCGTCGTCGTCGGCACGGCGTTCCTCGCGCTGGTCGGCCGGGGCGGACTGCTCGACGACCTGTGGGGCGTACGGCTGGACACGACCGTGTGGGCGATCCTGCTGGCGCACGTCTTCTTCAACTACGCGGTCGTCGTCCGCACGGTGGGCGGCCTGTGGGCGCAGCTCGACCCGCGCCAGGAGGAGGCCGCGCGGATGCTGGGCACCTCGCCCCTGACGGCCTGGCGCAAGGTGACCCTCCCGGCGCTCGCCCCCGCCGTGGCCGCCGCCGCCCTGATGGTGTTCCTGTTCACCTTCACCTCCTTCGGTGTGGTGCAGATCCTCGGCGGTCCCACCTTCTCCACCCTCGAGGTCGAGATCTACCGGCAGACCTCCGAGATCTTCGACCTCTCCACGGCCGCGGTCCTCACCATCGTCCAGTTCGTCGCCGTGGGCGCGATCCTCGCCGTGCACGCGTGGACCGTACGACGCCGGGAGACCGCGCTGCGGCTGGTGGACGCGTCGGTGACGGCGCGCCGGCCGCGCGGGGCGGGGCAGTGGGCGCTGCTGGCCGGTGTGCTCGCCACCGTCGCCGTACTCCTCGTGCTGCCGCTCGCCGTGCTGGTGCAGCGGTCCCTCGACACCCCCGGCTTCGGCTACTACCGGGCGCTGACCCGCGAGGACGGCGGTACGTTCCTGGTGGCGCCGATCAGCGCGATCCAGAACTCGCTCCAGTACGCCGTCGCCGCCACCGCCGTCGCGGTGTTCATCGGCGCTCTCGCCGCCGCCGCGCTCGCCCGCCGGGACGCCGGCCGGATCGTCCGCGGATTCGACGCGCTGCTGATGCTGCCGCTGGGCGTGTCCGCGGTGACCGTCGGCTTCGGATTCCTCATAGCCCTCGACAAACCGCCGCTGGATCTGCGCCAGTCCTGGATCCTCGTACCGCTCGCCCAGGCGCTGGTCGGTGTGCCCTTCGTCGTACGGACCATGCTGCCCGTGCTGCGGGCGGTGGACGGGCGGCTTCGTGAGGCGGCGGCCGTGCTCGGGGCGTCGCCCTGGCGGGTGTGGCGGGAGGTCGATCTGCCGATGGTGCGGCGGGCGCTGCTGATCGCGGCCGGGTTCGCCTTCGCCGTGTCGCTCGGGGAGTTCGGCGCGACCGTGTTCATCGCGCGGCCCGACAACCCGACACTGCCCGTCGCGGTGGCACGGCTGCTCGGACGGCCTGGCGATCTCAACTACGGGCAGGCGATGGCCCTGTCGACGATTCTGATGGTGGTGTGCGCGGTGGCGCTGCTGGTCCTCGAGCGGCTGCGGACCGAGCGGACGGGGGAGTTCTGA